In a single window of the Pongo abelii isolate AG06213 chromosome 1, NHGRI_mPonAbe1-v2.0_pri, whole genome shotgun sequence genome:
- the SERTAD4 gene encoding SERTA domain-containing protein 4 isoform X1, whose product MTLVLSMNRFCEPIVSEGAAEIAGYQTLWEADSYGGPSPPGPAQAPLQGDRGAGPPLAGSHYRGISNPITTSKITYFKRKYVEEEDFHPPLSSCSHKTISIFEERAHILYMSLEKLKFIDDPEVYLRRSVLINNLMKRIHGEIIMQNNWCFPACSFNGTSAQEWFMAQDCPYRKRPRMAKEECEKFHACCFYQECGGHYLNLPLSVNANVGSASTAASSPSASSSSSSSSSSPPLPLPSCSHQVDFDVGSAPIYKSDGQIPANEIFVTNVRSLGVQEKAKLNDEKANNDTNRDGGPLSHEPVGNDLAFECKGQFYDYFETGYNERNNVNESWKKSLQKKEASPPSNKLCCSKGSKI is encoded by the exons ATGACTCTGGTTCTGTCCATGAATAGATTCTGCGAGCCCATTGTCTCGGAAGGAGCTGCTGAAATTGCTGGGTACCaaacactatgggaggctgacAGCTACGGAGGCCCAAGCCCCCCAGGGCCAGCACAGGCTCCTTTGCAGGGAGACCGGGGAGCTGGTCCCCCACTGGCAG GATCACATTACAGGGGAATTTCAAATCCTATAACAACATCCAAGATCACATACTTTAAGAGGAAGTATGTGGAAGAAGAGGATTTTCACCCACCACTCAGCAGCTGTAGCCATAAA acCATCTCAATTTTTGAGGAACGAGCCCACATCCTTTATATGTCCTTAGAAAAGCTAAAGTTTATCGATGATCCTGAAGTGTACCTCCGAAGATCTGTCCTTATAAACAATTTGATGAAAAGGATCCATGGAGAAATTATCATGCAGAATAACTGGTGCTTCCCTGCCTGCTCTTTCAATGGCACCTCTGCCCAAGAGTGGTTTATGGCTCAAGACTGCCCTTACCGAAAACGACCACGGATGGCCAAAGAGGAATGTGAAAAGTTTCATGCCTGCTGCTTTTACCAAGAATGTGGTGGCCACTACCTAAATTTACCCCTCTCTGTCAATGCTAATGTTGGAAGTGCCTCCACTGCTGCCTCCTCTCCCTCcgcctcttcttcctcctcatcctcctcttcctctcccccttTGCCTTTACCGAGTTGTTCCCACCAGGTGGATTTTGATGTAGGTAGTGCACCTATTTACAAGAGTGATGGCCAGATACCTGCCAATGAAATCTTTGTCACTAATGTCAGATCACTTGGTGTTCAGGAAAAGGCCAAATTAAATGATGAGAAAGCAAATAATGACACCAACAGAGATGGTGGCCCCCTCAGCCATGAACCTGTGGGAAATGACCTTGCCTTTGAGTGCAAAGGccaattttatgattattttgagACTGGATATAATGAAAGAAACAatgtaaatgaatcttggaaaaAGTCCTTACAGAAAAAGGAGGCTTCACCACCAAGTAACAAACTGTGCTGCAGCAAAGGAAGTAAAATATGA
- the LOC100459945 gene encoding putative uncharacterized protein SERTAD4-AS1, producing the protein MSARPSLPPLPAKPAGSPRLRERPAPVGPGGEDAYSLLLRPQLGTRKVARAEEAGGEEGKREAEAWTRRAAASARRGANGDEKQMSLQDQTVIPPRRPPPPVSLLSC; encoded by the exons ATGTCGGCCcggccctccctccctcccttgccgGCCAAACCCGCTGGAAGCCCGCGGTTGCGGGAGCGCCCTGCGCCCGTGGGACCTGGCGGCGAGGACGCCTATTCCCTGCTTCTGCGACCACAGCTGGGCACTCGGAAAGTTGCTAGGGCCGAAGAGgcgggaggggaggaagggaagagagaggcgGAGGCGTGGACCAGGCGGGCAGCAGCCTCAGCCCGCCGGGGAG CAAACGGAGATGAGAAACAGATGTCTCTGCAGGACCAAACAGTTATTCCCCCTCGCCGCCCGCCCCCGCCCGTTTCCCTCCTGAGCTGC TGA
- the SERTAD4 gene encoding SERTA domain-containing protein 4 isoform X2 has product MTLVLSMNRFCEPIVSEGAAEIAGYQTLWEADSYGGPSPPGPAQAPLQGDRGAGPPLAGSHYRGISNPITTSKITYFKRKYVEEEDFHPPLSSCSHKEQSRGQLVEDITVKRHQLRNKYKTRIPM; this is encoded by the exons ATGACTCTGGTTCTGTCCATGAATAGATTCTGCGAGCCCATTGTCTCGGAAGGAGCTGCTGAAATTGCTGGGTACCaaacactatgggaggctgacAGCTACGGAGGCCCAAGCCCCCCAGGGCCAGCACAGGCTCCTTTGCAGGGAGACCGGGGAGCTGGTCCCCCACTGGCAG GATCACATTACAGGGGAATTTCAAATCCTATAACAACATCCAAGATCACATACTTTAAGAGGAAGTATGTGGAAGAAGAGGATTTTCACCCACCACTCAGCAGCTGTAGCCATAAA GAGCAGAGCAGAGGACAACTTGTAGAAGACATTACCGTTAAGAGACATCAACTTCGCAACAAATATAAGACAAGGATTCCTATGTGA